Proteins encoded in a region of the Chryseobacterium piperi genome:
- a CDS encoding DUF5690 family protein, with protein sequence MAANTNIKRLVTLKAAFSAFGVYFCMYGFRKPFTVASFEGLAYFGVEYKVLIIIAQALGYFISKFIGIRFISELKPEKRIFYLFTFIAVAELSLLGFAVVPAPYNILFMFINGIPLGMIWGIVFSYIEGRKTTEIIGLFLCSSFVVSSGFTKSVGKFIMDTFGVSEFWMPFAAGLVFIIPLIIFGLLLERIPKPTEEDILLKNKRQPLNKAERKALIRRFFIPVMCITLLYVSLTILRDFRDNFNREIWDDLSFKFDSSVFTLTEIPIAIMVLLILSLMVKVKNNKKAFAYYHYILFAGITTVGLSTYLFQNGGLSPFFWMMISGLGMYLCYIPFNGIYFDRMIAAFDIKGNVGFLIYFVDSFGYLGSVLILLYKNFGSPKTSWLNFYIHLNYFIVMIVLIFSVIAYLAFKKKSKSKINKKQYINFDASKMI encoded by the coding sequence ATGGCAGCAAATACCAACATAAAAAGATTAGTAACATTGAAAGCAGCATTTTCTGCTTTCGGGGTCTACTTTTGCATGTACGGATTTAGAAAACCTTTTACGGTAGCTTCATTTGAAGGGTTAGCTTACTTCGGGGTTGAATATAAAGTATTGATCATTATTGCCCAGGCACTCGGCTATTTTATTTCAAAGTTTATCGGAATACGATTTATTTCCGAATTAAAACCTGAAAAAAGAATATTTTATTTATTCACATTTATTGCTGTTGCAGAGCTTTCGTTATTAGGCTTTGCTGTGGTGCCGGCTCCTTACAATATTCTCTTTATGTTTATTAACGGAATTCCATTGGGAATGATCTGGGGAATTGTGTTTTCCTATATTGAAGGAAGAAAAACAACAGAGATCATAGGGCTTTTCTTATGTTCAAGCTTTGTCGTATCCTCAGGGTTCACAAAGTCCGTCGGTAAGTTTATTATGGATACTTTCGGAGTGTCAGAATTCTGGATGCCCTTCGCAGCAGGTCTTGTTTTTATTATCCCTCTTATCATCTTTGGTCTTTTGCTGGAGAGAATCCCTAAACCTACCGAGGAAGATATCCTATTAAAAAATAAAAGGCAACCTCTGAATAAAGCAGAAAGAAAAGCATTGATCCGCAGGTTCTTTATTCCTGTTATGTGCATTACTCTTTTGTATGTCAGCCTCACAATATTAAGGGATTTTCGGGATAATTTCAATCGTGAAATATGGGATGACCTAAGTTTTAAGTTTGACAGTTCTGTTTTTACCCTGACAGAAATTCCTATTGCCATTATGGTTCTTTTGATCTTAAGTCTGATGGTAAAGGTAAAAAACAATAAAAAAGCGTTTGCCTATTATCATTACATCCTTTTCGCAGGAATAACAACAGTAGGACTTTCAACGTATCTTTTTCAAAACGGAGGTTTATCTCCTTTTTTCTGGATGATGATCTCCGGGCTTGGAATGTATTTATGTTATATTCCTTTCAACGGAATTTATTTCGACAGAATGATCGCTGCTTTTGATATTAAGGGTAATGTAGGATTTCTGATCTATTTTGTAGATTCATTCGGATACCTGGGAAGTGTTCTGATCCTTCTGTATAAGAATTTCGGTTCACCCAAAACATCCTGGTTGAATTTTTACATTCATCTGAATTATTTCATTGTTATGATCGTTTTGATTTTTTCGGTCATTGCCTATTTAGCCTTCAAAAAAAAATCAAAATCCAAAATCAATAAAAAACAATACATCAATTTCGATGCTTCGAAAATGATATAA
- a CDS encoding helix-turn-helix domain-containing protein, translating into MNDFLIGIGKRLKDIRKKNNLTINELAFRASVSNGLVSRIENGRTIPSLPVLLDLIQSLEIDASYFFEGVEKKSNAKFLYLPKESQQLIEKEVEAEGFKYMHIFSKSLHSLGFEAVLLTLEPNSKREKVITDAWEFKHILKGEVKYLIDNEEIILKEGDSLYFNGKFPHVPVSISNESCVMLVLYFYSDNH; encoded by the coding sequence ATGAATGATTTTTTAATAGGTATCGGCAAGCGATTAAAAGATATTAGAAAGAAAAATAATTTAACCATTAATGAATTGGCTTTCAGAGCAAGTGTAAGCAATGGTCTTGTTTCCCGTATTGAAAACGGAAGAACGATTCCTTCCCTGCCCGTTCTGCTTGATTTGATTCAATCATTGGAAATCGATGCCAGCTATTTCTTTGAAGGTGTAGAAAAAAAATCAAATGCCAAATTCCTTTATCTGCCTAAAGAAAGCCAGCAGCTTATCGAAAAAGAAGTAGAGGCTGAAGGATTTAAATACATGCACATCTTTAGTAAAAGCCTTCATTCACTCGGTTTTGAAGCTGTTTTATTAACACTTGAACCGAATTCTAAAAGGGAAAAAGTAATCACCGATGCCTGGGAATTTAAACATATTCTCAAAGGAGAGGTTAAATATTTAATCGATAACGAAGAGATTATCTTAAAAGAAGGGGATTCTTTATATTTCAATGGTAAGTTTCCTCATGTTCCGGTCAGTATCAGTAATGAAAGCTGCGTCATGTTGGTTCTTTATTTTTATTCTGACAATCATTAA
- a CDS encoding TonB-dependent receptor gives MKTKLEKLLILVFISFITLLSAQKKSVTGIVLDENQPLPGASITIKGSSKNTATDIDGKFTINDLKTGEYTIQVSYIGYETNHITIDIKSEENTDLGIIKLSQKQKNIDEVVVTATLKNSEARALNLQKNAINITNVIASDGIGKLPDRNAAETVQRVQGVSIERDQGEGRFVSIRGLPPFWASTTINGNRLPTAEEETTSRATAFDFFPTELISYVHVNKSFTPDMEADGIGGGVNFITKTPPMKQELKITLGSGYNAKADKGVYNFGLLYGGRTKDKKFGYLFNIAHFTRNWSTDNFEARRSGDEGVFRLELRDYNGVRKTTGINTAFEYVLSPKNTLYLKGMYGTLSDDETHYKHRIRFDKFSSANNTARVELQNIHNLLITEMTSVSLGGVHQLNKGKIDWDVSYYDNRFKYGNIPDKQNNSYYVIKYTQSGVGINPDYISDRGNGARAYWKADGGKLDYKNPDALFGFYSDPNFKMDAAQMKFTDLEFYKVFVDEKDKIVAAFNHEINVSDQLTLKYGFKYRDKERNARFSDIFYNWSNGTAPLLSDFGSYITTQPNGPKYLSEMNAHIGNTFGPVLSTTGMNQFWFQNQGNLKINPTDSEALEYNKALGRNFDVFEKQADAYGMGTYKLNDKIIILGGVRLSNTNTRVKGYNVVDDALVPVENTKNYLAVLPMLHVKYTLNDKTNLRFAATRTFSRPNFGDLTPGGTYIEADNEFRGGNPNLNPTYSLNFDLMGEYYFSNVGILSGGVFYKSITDPIFQDSFIDSYNGMSGVQFTAPNNGKAAWLGGIELGINKRFDFLPGFLQYFGTQLNATFMTSEMEKPSGRKVTLPYQAKELYNVQLFFEKKGFNARLAYNHKGKYAVEYAEADINDSYYGKYSSLDFGGSYQFTKYLTLYADVNNILNKPLIYHFGKNEDRPEQVEYYGVRCNLGIKLNF, from the coding sequence ATGAAAACAAAATTAGAGAAATTACTTATCCTTGTTTTTATCAGTTTTATCACTTTGCTATCCGCTCAGAAAAAATCCGTCACCGGAATTGTTCTGGATGAAAATCAACCCCTTCCGGGCGCTTCCATAACAATAAAGGGCTCTTCAAAAAATACAGCCACAGACATTGATGGTAAATTTACCATCAACGATCTTAAAACAGGCGAGTATACTATACAAGTAAGCTATATCGGATATGAAACGAACCATATTACCATAGACATCAAATCTGAAGAAAATACAGATCTTGGCATTATAAAGCTCTCTCAAAAACAAAAAAATATAGATGAAGTTGTTGTTACCGCTACTCTTAAAAATAGCGAAGCAAGAGCTTTGAACCTTCAGAAAAATGCAATCAATATTACCAATGTTATTGCTTCTGACGGAATCGGAAAGTTACCGGATAGAAATGCGGCAGAGACCGTGCAGCGTGTGCAGGGAGTTTCTATTGAAAGAGACCAGGGAGAAGGAAGGTTTGTTTCTATAAGAGGACTTCCTCCATTCTGGGCATCAACAACAATCAACGGGAACAGGCTTCCAACTGCTGAAGAGGAGACCACCTCCAGAGCTACAGCCTTTGATTTCTTTCCTACAGAGCTCATTTCTTATGTTCATGTCAATAAATCTTTTACTCCCGATATGGAAGCCGACGGTATCGGTGGCGGAGTTAACTTTATTACGAAGACTCCTCCTATGAAGCAGGAATTGAAGATCACTTTAGGAAGTGGTTATAATGCCAAGGCTGATAAAGGAGTTTATAATTTTGGTTTGTTATACGGAGGCAGAACGAAGGATAAAAAATTCGGGTATCTATTTAACATCGCTCATTTTACCAGAAACTGGTCTACAGACAATTTTGAAGCAAGAAGAAGCGGTGATGAAGGAGTTTTCAGGCTAGAACTTCGTGATTATAACGGCGTGAGAAAAACAACCGGAATCAATACTGCATTTGAGTATGTACTCTCTCCCAAAAACACATTATACCTAAAAGGTATGTATGGAACTCTGTCTGATGACGAAACCCATTACAAACACAGAATACGGTTTGATAAATTCAGCTCAGCCAATAATACCGCAAGGGTTGAGCTTCAAAATATACACAATCTCTTAATTACAGAAATGACTTCCGTATCCCTCGGAGGAGTTCATCAGTTAAACAAAGGAAAAATTGATTGGGATGTATCTTATTACGATAACAGATTCAAATATGGAAATATCCCTGACAAACAAAACAATTCGTACTATGTGATCAAGTATACACAATCCGGCGTTGGCATCAATCCTGATTATATATCAGATCGGGGAAATGGAGCAAGAGCCTATTGGAAAGCAGATGGCGGAAAGCTGGATTATAAAAACCCTGATGCATTATTCGGTTTTTACAGTGATCCTAATTTTAAAATGGATGCTGCCCAAATGAAATTTACCGATCTGGAATTTTATAAGGTTTTCGTTGATGAAAAGGATAAAATTGTTGCAGCGTTTAATCATGAGATTAATGTTTCTGATCAACTGACTTTAAAATACGGATTTAAATACAGGGATAAAGAACGTAATGCCCGATTCTCAGATATTTTCTATAACTGGAGTAACGGAACAGCTCCCCTATTATCCGATTTTGGTTCCTATATCACTACACAGCCCAATGGACCTAAGTATTTAAGTGAGATGAATGCACATATCGGAAATACGTTTGGTCCTGTATTATCAACAACAGGGATGAATCAGTTCTGGTTTCAGAATCAGGGAAATCTAAAAATAAACCCAACAGATTCAGAAGCTCTGGAATATAACAAAGCATTAGGAAGGAATTTCGATGTTTTTGAAAAGCAAGCAGATGCTTATGGGATGGGAACGTATAAACTGAATGATAAGATCATCATATTAGGAGGAGTCAGATTATCCAATACAAATACGAGAGTAAAGGGCTATAATGTAGTGGATGACGCATTGGTTCCGGTTGAAAACACTAAAAACTATCTTGCCGTTTTACCAATGTTACATGTCAAATATACGCTCAATGATAAAACCAACCTGCGTTTTGCTGCGACAAGGACTTTCTCAAGACCCAACTTCGGAGACCTGACTCCCGGCGGTACTTATATCGAAGCGGATAATGAATTCAGAGGAGGAAATCCTAATCTAAATCCTACCTACTCTTTAAATTTTGACCTGATGGGGGAATATTACTTCTCAAATGTAGGGATTCTGAGTGGTGGTGTATTTTATAAATCGATCACTGATCCTATTTTTCAGGACTCTTTCATTGATTCTTATAATGGTATGAGCGGGGTACAGTTCACGGCTCCTAATAATGGAAAAGCAGCATGGCTGGGAGGCATCGAACTTGGAATCAATAAAAGATTTGATTTTCTTCCTGGATTCTTACAATATTTCGGAACACAGCTGAACGCTACTTTTATGACTTCTGAAATGGAAAAACCCAGCGGAAGAAAGGTTACCCTTCCTTATCAGGCCAAAGAATTATACAATGTACAGCTCTTCTTTGAGAAAAAGGGATTCAATGCAAGACTCGCTTACAACCACAAAGGAAAGTATGCCGTAGAATATGCGGAAGCTGATATCAATGATTCTTATTACGGAAAATACAGCAGTTTGGATTTTGGAGGCTCTTATCAGTTCACCAAATATTTAACCCTGTATGCAGATGTTAATAACATTCTGAATAAACCTCTTATCTATCATTTCGGGAAAAATGAAGATCGCCCTGAGCAGGTAGAATATTACGGAGTACGATGTAATCTTGGTATTAAACTGAACTTCTAA
- a CDS encoding alkaline phosphatase family protein, which yields MKTKLFSIAVVVSCFFSAQTKKVLFIGIDGCRGDVMMSANTPNIHNLVSQSVYSMDGLCAATTWSGNGWSTMLTGVWHTKHNVQDNNFTNPNYINYPDFLSRAESYNPNLRTISLVNWAPINDIIIKNADVKTNLSTDLAVKNAAVNALKNDNPDILFLDFDDVDHAGHSYGFSSAVPQYISALQTTDAYIGEIVNAMKNRATYNNEDWLVVLTTDHGAVDNGHGGGNLSERSIFTIYSNPNFTPQQISRSVIETNTTHNQLNFPAGTYAKPTNQTPFNFGTAQDFTIEFWVKPNANFSSDPTMISNKNWNSGKNKGFVISGYSGQTYKLNIGDGTNRIDLVGGKTETNKWKHIAVSFDRDGLVTLYEDGVVVTFAKMNNIGNIDSGLPLTINQDGTNTYGQNLAASYKNIRIWKSVIPNNVLINWATQDITPSHPYYSQLLGNWKCDETTGNTLIDSSPNNNNSVITGNPTRTLNTTNNFKVYNYLSTTREADHFPTVLNWLCVPVQNSWGIDGTNRLSNCNANTLSVQSIDKSSEDFSVYPNPADQSINVKFTFEDKEIQLQVIDSRGMVVSTQKLKSSNNSFDEKLNISHLSSGIYFIKVTGARKSVSKSFIKK from the coding sequence ATGAAAACAAAATTATTTTCAATCGCAGTGGTCGTAAGCTGCTTTTTCAGTGCTCAGACTAAAAAAGTCCTTTTTATCGGTATTGACGGATGTCGGGGTGATGTTATGATGTCCGCCAACACTCCCAATATTCACAATCTGGTTAGCCAGTCTGTTTATTCAATGGACGGGCTCTGTGCCGCAACTACATGGAGCGGAAATGGCTGGAGTACTATGCTAACTGGTGTCTGGCATACCAAACACAATGTACAGGATAACAATTTTACCAATCCCAACTACATTAATTATCCGGATTTTTTATCCAGAGCGGAATCTTACAACCCGAATTTAAGAACTATTTCGCTGGTAAACTGGGCTCCTATCAATGATATCATTATTAAAAATGCAGACGTAAAAACCAACCTCAGCACAGATTTAGCCGTAAAAAATGCCGCTGTAAATGCTTTAAAGAATGATAATCCTGATATTTTGTTTCTTGATTTTGATGATGTAGACCATGCCGGTCATTCTTATGGCTTTTCTTCTGCTGTTCCACAATATATTTCAGCGCTTCAAACCACTGATGCTTATATTGGAGAAATTGTAAATGCCATGAAAAACAGGGCTACTTACAACAATGAAGACTGGTTGGTCGTTTTGACTACCGACCATGGTGCTGTTGACAATGGCCATGGTGGAGGAAATCTTTCTGAGAGAAGTATTTTTACCATTTACTCCAATCCGAACTTTACTCCTCAGCAGATAAGCAGGTCTGTCATCGAAACCAATACCACTCACAATCAGCTTAACTTTCCGGCTGGAACCTATGCAAAACCAACCAACCAGACTCCTTTTAATTTTGGAACCGCTCAGGATTTTACTATTGAGTTCTGGGTAAAGCCTAATGCCAATTTTTCCAGTGATCCGACCATGATCAGTAATAAAAACTGGAACAGTGGAAAAAATAAAGGATTTGTGATCTCAGGATATTCCGGACAGACATACAAGCTCAATATTGGTGATGGTACTAACAGAATTGACCTTGTAGGAGGTAAAACGGAAACCAATAAATGGAAACATATTGCCGTAAGCTTTGACAGAGACGGACTTGTTACGTTATATGAAGATGGAGTTGTGGTAACTTTTGCAAAAATGAATAACATTGGAAATATAGACTCTGGTCTTCCGCTTACTATCAATCAGGACGGAACAAATACCTATGGACAAAACCTTGCCGCTTCGTATAAAAACATCAGAATCTGGAAATCTGTAATTCCTAATAATGTGTTAATCAACTGGGCTACCCAGGACATCACGCCATCACATCCTTATTATTCTCAATTATTAGGTAACTGGAAATGTGATGAAACTACCGGAAACACTTTAATAGATTCTAGTCCTAATAATAACAACAGTGTTATAACAGGTAACCCTACCCGAACCCTCAACACCACCAATAACTTTAAGGTATACAACTATTTATCGACTACAAGAGAGGCAGATCACTTTCCTACGGTCTTGAACTGGCTATGTGTTCCTGTTCAGAATTCTTGGGGAATTGACGGTACCAACAGACTTTCTAACTGCAATGCCAATACATTATCTGTACAAAGTATAGATAAATCATCCGAGGATTTTTCAGTATATCCTAACCCGGCTGATCAGAGTATCAATGTAAAGTTTACATTTGAAGACAAAGAGATCCAACTTCAGGTTATAGATTCAAGAGGAATGGTTGTTTCAACACAAAAATTGAAATCTTCAAACAACAGTTTTGACGAAAAGCTGAATATAAGCCACCTTTCAAGTGGAATTTACTTTATAAAAGTAACCGGAGCAAGAAAGTCTGTTTCAAAAAGCTTTATTAAAAAATAA
- a CDS encoding HAD-IA family hydrolase yields MKNIELLVLDMAGTTINEDNVVYKTLMHAVNDYGYEVSLEKVLSSCAGKEKLEAISGLLHEIGGNAHEALPIFENFSDQLKEAYQNLDVKPIEGVEKFLLKMREKNKKIVLNTGYTSEIAQQLLDKLGWKEHIYYDALITADDVSESRPSPEMINLAMKKFNIHEPDKVLKAGDSVIDIEEGKNAGCGLTIAVLSGAQNKTELEKSHPDYIFNTISEAEEVLY; encoded by the coding sequence ATGAAGAATATAGAATTATTGGTTCTGGATATGGCCGGAACAACAATTAATGAGGACAATGTAGTGTATAAAACCTTAATGCATGCCGTAAATGATTATGGATATGAGGTTTCTTTAGAGAAAGTTTTATCCAGCTGTGCAGGAAAAGAAAAGCTGGAAGCGATCAGTGGTTTATTACATGAGATCGGCGGCAATGCTCATGAAGCCTTGCCTATTTTTGAAAATTTCTCAGATCAGCTAAAAGAGGCTTATCAAAATTTAGATGTAAAACCTATCGAAGGGGTTGAAAAGTTTTTATTAAAAATGAGAGAAAAAAATAAAAAAATCGTTCTTAATACCGGATATACCTCTGAGATTGCTCAACAGCTTCTGGATAAGCTGGGTTGGAAAGAACACATCTATTATGACGCTCTCATTACCGCTGATGATGTCTCGGAAAGCCGACCAAGTCCCGAAATGATTAACCTCGCCATGAAAAAATTCAATATTCACGAACCGGATAAAGTATTAAAAGCAGGAGATTCTGTTATCGATATTGAAGAAGGAAAAAATGCAGGATGCGGATTGACCATAGCCGTCCTTTCAGGAGCTCAAAATAAAACTGAGCTTGAAAAATCCCATCCGGATTATATTTTTAATACAATTTCTGAGGCTGAAGAAGTTCTTTACTAA
- a CDS encoding GNAT family N-acetyltransferase has translation MNEQNHEVKIEAYHPKYKEAFKALNEEWIKSFFVMEAGDYKLLDNPEEHIISKGGHIVFALLDDKVVGTCALVKSEAPLTYELSKMAVSPKAQGKKIGYLLGRSLINKAKELNAEKVFLETNSVLVPAIKLYEKLGFKHMPVEHSAYDRCDTQMELSCKD, from the coding sequence ATGAATGAACAAAATCATGAAGTGAAGATAGAGGCCTATCATCCAAAATATAAAGAAGCCTTTAAAGCCCTGAATGAAGAATGGATCAAAAGCTTCTTTGTAATGGAAGCCGGAGACTACAAGTTGCTGGACAACCCCGAAGAACATATTATCAGTAAAGGAGGACACATCGTATTTGCCCTGCTTGATGATAAAGTAGTGGGAACTTGTGCTTTGGTAAAATCTGAAGCACCATTAACTTATGAGCTTTCTAAAATGGCAGTAAGTCCGAAAGCTCAGGGGAAAAAGATTGGATATCTACTTGGGCGGTCTTTAATAAATAAAGCAAAAGAGCTTAATGCTGAAAAAGTTTTTCTGGAAACCAATTCTGTTTTGGTTCCGGCGATAAAGTTATATGAAAAGCTGGGCTTTAAACATATGCCTGTTGAACACTCTGCTTACGATCGCTGTGATACGCAGATGGAGCTGAGCTGTAAAGATTAA
- a CDS encoding response regulator transcription factor: MKKIILIEDETSVVSFIKKGLQEKGYEISVAFDGRTGVQLVEANDFDLVILDIMLPEMNGLDVCKEIRKTNQHVPILFLTALGTSENIVLGLESGGDDYLVKPFKFIELVARVKSLLRRSINHTTAPEAPEPEADSEHVYQVSDLIVNDYTKKVTRGGEDVSLTSTEYKLLMYFLNNPEKVISRAEILDAVWGVNYELGTNVVDVYVNYLRKKLDSQDDHKLIHTVIGMGYVLKKP, encoded by the coding sequence ATGAAAAAAATTATTCTGATCGAAGACGAAACCAGTGTCGTATCTTTTATTAAAAAAGGACTTCAGGAAAAAGGCTATGAAATCTCTGTGGCCTTTGATGGCCGTACCGGAGTACAGCTGGTAGAAGCTAATGACTTTGATCTGGTAATTTTGGATATCATGTTACCGGAAATGAATGGTTTAGATGTCTGTAAAGAGATCAGAAAAACCAATCAGCATGTTCCTATTCTTTTTTTAACAGCATTGGGAACTTCTGAAAATATTGTTCTTGGCCTTGAAAGCGGAGGAGATGATTATCTGGTGAAGCCATTTAAGTTTATCGAACTGGTAGCCCGTGTAAAATCATTATTAAGACGCAGTATTAATCATACGACGGCTCCGGAAGCTCCCGAACCTGAGGCTGACAGCGAGCATGTTTATCAGGTTTCCGATCTGATCGTAAATGATTATACTAAAAAAGTAACAAGAGGAGGGGAAGATGTTTCTCTTACTTCTACAGAATACAAGTTGCTTATGTATTTTCTGAATAATCCGGAAAAAGTAATTTCCAGGGCGGAAATCCTTGACGCAGTGTGGGGGGTAAATTATGAATTGGGAACCAATGTTGTAGATGTGTATGTCAATTACCTAAGAAAAAAACTGGACAGCCAGGATGATCATAAACTAATACATACCGTTATAGGAATGGGGTATGTACTGAAAAAACCATAA
- a CDS encoding TIGR03364 family FAD-dependent oxidoreductase has protein sequence MTTKFDLIIVGGGILGTFHAYHALKKNLKVALLEKNSFPQGATVRNFGQVVPSGMDLKWQNFGRESLAIYNELQSQTDLTIRKNGSVYLASNEEEMQLINELHEINKKNDYESVLLSKSDCIKKFDGVRSDYCKGGLFFPQELSMDSSEMIVKLHALLQEKLDLKIFYNTTVVETQENDQQCIATTSDGNKIHAAKIIICGGHEFKTLYPSLFNESDLIVTKLQMLQTKPQGIYSLPGNILTGLSIRRYESFQECPSYTAIKSLEDATSFEKKYGVHILFKQALDGSVILGDSHEYASAKDADSLGYDLNMEIDEFMINEAKKIIDLPTYEIQRRWFGIYSQCKTKDLFEHSPSPNIHIVTGIGGKGMTASGGFSKFNIDKIYA, from the coding sequence ATGACAACAAAGTTTGATTTAATCATTGTGGGAGGTGGAATCTTAGGAACATTCCATGCTTATCATGCGTTGAAAAAAAATCTGAAAGTAGCCCTGCTTGAGAAAAATTCATTTCCCCAGGGAGCAACAGTAAGAAATTTCGGGCAGGTGGTTCCATCCGGCATGGATCTGAAATGGCAGAATTTCGGAAGAGAAAGCTTAGCAATCTATAATGAGCTCCAGTCCCAAACAGATCTAACAATACGTAAAAACGGTTCTGTCTATTTAGCCTCTAATGAAGAAGAAATGCAGCTGATCAATGAGCTTCATGAAATCAATAAAAAGAATGATTACGAATCTGTTCTCCTTTCAAAAAGCGATTGTATCAAGAAGTTTGACGGAGTTCGCTCGGATTATTGCAAAGGAGGGTTATTTTTTCCACAGGAGCTATCTATGGACTCTTCTGAAATGATTGTAAAACTTCACGCTTTACTACAGGAAAAACTAGATCTGAAGATCTTCTACAATACTACGGTCGTGGAAACTCAAGAGAATGATCAGCAATGTATCGCAACAACATCAGACGGAAATAAAATACATGCGGCAAAAATCATTATATGCGGAGGCCATGAATTCAAAACTTTATATCCTTCCCTATTTAATGAAAGCGATTTAATCGTTACCAAGCTGCAAATGCTACAGACCAAACCTCAGGGAATTTATTCGTTACCGGGAAATATCCTGACCGGATTATCTATAAGAAGATATGAGTCTTTCCAGGAGTGCCCTTCGTATACAGCGATTAAATCCCTTGAAGATGCAACCTCTTTTGAGAAAAAATACGGAGTTCATATCCTCTTTAAGCAAGCCCTTGACGGGTCTGTTATTTTAGGAGATTCTCATGAGTATGCATCAGCAAAAGACGCAGATTCCCTTGGCTACGATCTCAATATGGAAATTGATGAATTTATGATCAATGAAGCAAAAAAGATCATAGATCTCCCTACTTATGAAATTCAGAGACGGTGGTTTGGAATTTACTCACAATGTAAAACAAAAGACTTATTTGAACACAGCCCTTCACCGAATATTCATATTGTGACCGGTATCGGAGGAAAGGGAATGACCGCAAGCGGCGGATTTTCAAAATTTAACATAGATAAAATTTACGCATAA